GCGCGCCGCCGGACCAGGCGTTGAGGTCGTCGGCGAAGTCCCGGGGCCCGACCGTGCGGCGGACGACGACACGCTCGGCGAGGTCCGGCACGCCGGCCCACTGGGCGATCTGGCCGATCGCCGCGTCCGCGACCTTCTCGACCGCGGGGTCGCCGGCGCCGTCGATCCCACCCCGCCCGAGCCGGACGTCGGCGGGCACGGGCACCAGGACGAACACGTTCTCGTCGCCCGCGGGAGCCACGGAGGGGTCGGTGGCCGAGGGCCGGCAGACGTAGGACGACGCCGGGTCGGGGACGCGGCCGGGACGGCCGAGGACGTCGTCGAAGTTCCGGTCCCAGTCGCTGGTGAAGAACATCGAGTGGTGCGCCAGCTCGGGCAGGCGACCCTGCACTCCGAGGTAGGCCAGGACGGCACCCGGTCCGGGATCGCGACGTTGCCACCACGACTCGGGGTACGTGCGCAGGTGCTCGGGCAGCAGCCGGGTCTCGAGGTGGTGCAGGTCGTTGGCGCCGACGACGACGTCGGCGGGTACCTGCTCGATGCCGTCGGACGTCCGTACGGTGACGCCGGTGACGCGGGCCTGCCGCCGCGACGGACGCCGCCGGTCGCCACGCTCGGTGTCGATGCCGACGACCGTCGCGCCGGTGTGGATGCGGACCCCGCGCGAGACGGCCAGGGCCGCGATCGCGTCGATGATGGTCGAGAAGCCGCCCTGGGGATAGCGGACCCCGTCGGCGAGGTCCATCCAGCTCATCAGGTGGTACATGCTCGGCGTCCGCGAGGGCGAGGAGCCCAGGAAGACGGCCGGGTACCCCAGTACCTGCCGCAGGCGCGGATCGGCGAACCGCGACCCGACGAACGACTCCAGGGAGCGGCCCAGCAGCTCGGCGAGGCGCGGCAGGCGTCGCACCACGTCCGGGTGCGCGAGGTTCGTCGGCCGGTCGAAGCTCGTGTAGAGGAAGTGGTCGATCGCCATCTGGTGCGTGTCGCTGCCCGAGTCGAGGTACTCCTCGAGCCGGGCGCCCGCCCCGGGCTCGAGCGACTCGAACAGGGCGACGTTCTCGGCGCGGGTGGCGCGCACGTCGACGGGCTGGTCACGGCCCTCGAAGAAGACCCGGTAGCCGGGGTCGAGCCGGACGAGGTCGAGCTGCTCGGCCGACGTCGTGCCCAGCAGGCGGAAGAAGTGGTCGAAGACCTCGGGCATCAGGTACCAGGAGGGACCGGTGTCGAACCGGAAGCCGCCACTGGCCCAACTGCCGGCGCGGCCCCCGAGCTCGGTCCGCTGCTCGAACAGGTCCACGGACCACCCGTCGGCGGCCAGCAGTGCGGCGGTGGCCAGGCCCGAGATGCCGCCGCCGATGACCGAGACGCGGCTCATCCGGCGCCCACCATCACCGCTCGCGCCACGATGCGCGCCTTCACCGGTCCGGGGACGCGGATGCGCTCGGTCCGGATGCGCTCGGGCGATGCGGCTCGCAGCCGGTGGGACAGCTCGGCGAAGAGCGCGTGGGCCGCAGCGACGGCACGACGACTGCCGACGGGAAGAGCCGGGATGACCGCGGCCGCGGCCCCCAGGTCGGCGTCGATGTCGTCGAGGAACCGGTCGCGCGCGGCCTCGTCGAAACGGTCGGGGTCCAGGCCCGGGAAGTAGCTGCGTCCCAGCTGGTCGCGGTCGGCGGCGAGGTCGCGCAGGAAGTTGACCTTCTGGAACGCGGCGCCCAGCCGCCGGGCGCCCGGAGCGAGGGCGGCGTACTCGCGGTCCGCCTCGGGGCGCCCGGTGAGGAAGGCTCGCAGGCACATCAGGCCGACGACCTCGGCCGACCCGTAGACGTACGCCGCGAAGCTGGCCTCGTCGTGCTCCACGCGGAAGAGGTCGGTGCGCATCGAGGCGAAGAAGGGATCGACCAGATCGGTACCGATGCCGCACGACCGCGCGGTGCGGGCGAAGGCGTGCACCACGAGGTTCGCGCTGTGCCCCGTGCGCAGGGACTCGTGGACCTCGGCCTGCAGCGCGTCGATCAGCCGCAGCTGGTCGGCCGGCTCGCCGAGAGGGCGCGGCGCGTCGACGATCTCGTCGGCGACCCGGACCAGCGCGTAGATGTTGCGCACGCGGGTGCGCACGGGCCCGTTCAGCAGGCGCGAGGCCATGCCGAACGAGGTCGAGTACCGCCTGATGACCAGCGCGGCGCTCTTCTCGGCGACCTCGTCGTACAGCTCGTAGCCGGTCGTGGGCTGCTGGTCGCGGTCGTGGGTCCAGGGTGCGCTCATGCGGCACCGGCCCGCGTGGACGGGACGTCGCTCCACGCATGGGTCAGGAGCGGCTCGAACAGGGCCGCGTCGAGCCCGAGCGAGCGGGACTGCTCGCGGGCGATCTCGATGTGCTGGTCGGCCAGCTCCTCGATGTGTCCGCGCGAACCGCAGGACTCCAGCAGCTCGCGCACGGTGGCCGCGGTGGTCTCGGTCAGGTGCGGGTCGCCCAGGTGCGGGGCGATCCGCGGCCACGAGGAGGTCTGCGAGGCGTGCACCATCAACGGGGTGCGCTTGCCCTCGCGTAGGTCCCCCAGCCGGTCTTTTCCGGTCTCGATCGGGTCGCCGAAGATCGCGCGGACGTCGTCGCGCAGCTGGAAGGCGATGCCGAGGCAACGACCGATCTCGCCGAGTGCCGCGACGTCGTCGTCGGTGGCGCCGGCCAGCACGGCCCCGGCCTGCATCGGCAGCACGAACGAGTAGGCGGCCGTCTTGTGCTCGGCGACGGCGAGGGCCTCCTGGGCATCGGGCATCCGCGGACTGAGCGCCAGCCGGACGTCGGCCAGCTCGCCGGCCGCCGACGCGTGCAGCGTGTCGTCCAGCAGGTCGAGGAGTCGCCCGGTCGTGTGCGCGTCGGCACCGCACGTCGCGACCGCGCGGATCGCCGCCGCCAGGGCGAGGTCGCCGGCCAGGATCGCGCCGGCGCGGGTGTAGGTGTCCTGGTCGTCGGGCGCGGTGTCGAGCGCGATCGCGTCGGCGCGGAACCAACCCGGGACGCTGGGCCGCCCACGGCGGGTGTCGTCGTTGTCGATCACGTCGTCGTGGACCACGAAGGCGGTGTGCAACAGCTCGGTGGCGGCGGCGGCCCGGTCGACCACGGACTCGGGCTGGGTGCCCGCGAACGCGGTGTGCACGCTCGTCACGAGCCAGGGCCGGAAGCGCTTGCCTCCCGAGGTGCCGACCTCGACGGCGGCCATCAGGGCGCCGTGGTCGCGGCTCAGGTCGGGGACCTGGGCCGGACTCACCAGGTCGTCGAGCTCGTCCTGCAGGCTCATGGTGCGGTCTCCGTCCCGACCGGGCGCAGCAGGTGCCACGCGTCGGACTCGTCGAGCGCGCGGGTCTGGGCGACGAGCCACGGGCTGACCGCCCACGGGGCGACGCGGATCGTGTCGCGCAGGTCATCGACGGTGATCCACGCCAGCTCGGCGACCTCGTCGGGATGCGGCGTGACGGCGCCGTCGGCGCGGGCGACGAAGACGGGGCAGAACTCGTTCTCGACCACTCCGGCCGCATCGACGGCACGGTAGGAGAACTCCGGCAGGACCGGGCGGATGTCGTGGGTGTCCACACCGAGCTCGCTGCGTCCATGGCGGCGCACGGCGTCCAGGAGCGACTCCTGTGGGCGCGGGTGGCCGCAGAAGGAGTTGGTCCACACGCCCGGCCAGGACCGCTTGGTCAGGGACCGGCGGGTCACCAGCAGCCGGTCGTCGGCGTCGAAGAGGTAGCAGGAGAAGGCCAGGTGCAACGGCGTGTAGTGGCTGTGGACGGCCGATCGGGAGGCCGTGCCGCGGGGCTGGTGGTCGTCATCGAGGAGCACGACGAGGTCCCGCGGGTCGCCCGGGGGCAACCGGTCGGGCTCGGGGCTCGCCGAGTTCTGGTGCAGCACGGTCTCCATGGGCGCCTCCTCGACGACCCTTGCAGATTATTGCTAAGCAATCTAGATATCAAGTTCTAAAAGAAAGTGTAGTCTGTGCAGGTGTCGTCGCACCACCCCCAGAACCCTCCGATGACGCACGAGTACACCGACGACGAGCGCGCCTTGCTGCGTGCGGTACGCCACCTCGTGCGGGCCGACCGTGACATGCGGGCGCGGCTGAGCGCCGCCATGCACGTCAATCCGACCGACCTGCGGTCGATCAGGCACGTCATGCGCGCCGTGGAGCCGGACACTCCGGACACTCCGGACACTCCGGACGCGCCCCGGGCGTCGCCCGGTGGCGTGACGCCGCGGAAGCTGGCCGATCACCTCGGCATCTCCACCGCGGCCGTCACGACCCTGGTCGACCGGCTCGTGGCCTCGGGTCATCTGACGCGGGCCCCGCACCCGACGGACCGGCGGTCGGTGATCCTCCTGCCGACCGACCTGGCCCGCAGCCAGATGGACGCCCACCTGGCCGACATGCACGACCGGATGAAGAAGATCGCCGCCGCCGTGCCCGAGAGCGCGCGGCCCGCGTTGATCGAGTTCCTCGAGGCGCTGACCCGCGAGATGGAGCGGGACCGGCTCGACGTCACCCGGCCGTGACCCTCGCGGCTCAGACGTGGGGCAGGATCTCCTCGGCCACGAGCCGCAGGTGGTCCAGGTCGGACAGGTCCAGCACCTGCAGGTAGATCCGCTCGGTCCCGGCGTCGGCGAACTGCCCGATCCGCTCGAGGATCTCGGCCGGGGTCCCGGCCAGGCCGTTCTCGCGCAGCTCATCGACCTCACGGCCGATGGCGGCGGCCCGGCGCGCGATCTGCGCCTCGTCCGCGCCGGCGCACAGCACGAGCGCGTTGGAGTACACGAGCGAGTCGGGATCGCGCTCGGCCGTCTCGCACGCCGAGCGCACCCGCTCGAACAGGGTGCGGGTCTCGTCGACCGAGACGAACGGGACGTTGAACTCGTCGGCGAACCGCGCCGCCAGGGCGGGCGTGCGGCGCTTGCCCTTGCCGCCGATGATCACCGGCACGCGGTCCTGGACCGGCTTGGGCAGGGCCGGCGAGTCCTGCACCTGGAAGTGCGTTCCCTCGAACGAGAACGCACCCGAGGTGTCGGCCCACAGGCCCGTGATGATCTCGAGCTGCTCCTCGAGACGGTCGAAGCGCTCGGGCGTGGCGGGGAACGGGATCCCGTACGCCCGGTGCTCGTCGTCGAACCAGCCCGCACCGAGCCCCAACTCGACGCGTCCACCGCTCATCTGGTCGACGCCGGCCACGCTGACCGCCAGCGGCCCGGGCAGGCGGAACGTCGAGCTGGTGACGAGCGTCCCGAGCCGGATCGTCGAGGTCTCGCGGGCCAGACCGGCCAGCGTGATCCAGGCGTCGGTCGGACCGGGCAGCCCGTCACCACCCATGGCGAGGTAGTGGTCGGAGCGGAAGAAGGCGTCGAAGCCGAGCCGCTCACTCTCCTGCGCCACGGCGAGCAGGTCGTCGTAGGACGCGCCCTGTTGGGGCTCGGTGAAGATCCGCAGGTGCATCAGGGGCGAGAACCGTCGACGGTGTCGTCGGCGCCCAACGGGTACGGCTGCGAGGCGAGGTCGTCCGAGCCCGCCTCGTCGATGTCGAAGGCGGCGGCGGCGTCGGCCTCGGCGGCGTCGGCGCGCAGGCCTTCGCTGCTGGTGCTGTACGCGGGAGCGGCCGCATCGGCATCGGCCGCGGCGGCCGACTGGCTGGACGAGGTCGAGGACGCGTCGTCCTTCGAGAAGTCGGCGGCGGTCTTGACCTTCTCGGTCACGGTGCTGGTGACGTCCTTGGCGGTCTCGGCGGCGCGGTGGCCCACGTCGCTGGCGGTGGTCTTCGCCGTGTCCTGCGCCTTCTGGGCGGTCGCCTGGACCGGTTCGGTGTTCCAGACCTTCTCGGCCTGCTGCTTGATCTGTTCGTAGCGGCCGCGGCCGGCACGGGTTCCGAGGACGTATCCGACGCCGACAGCGGTCAACAGCGCGAGCTTCTTCACGGGGGCACTCCTTGGATCGAGGTGGGTTCGCCCCCATTGTTGCCCGATTCGGCGGGAACCTCATGTGGAGCGCTCGGGGGGCGACATCGCCCAGCCGATCGCGCGGGTGACCACGGTGCCGCCCGCCCGGACGGCGGTCGCCTCCGTGATCGGCAGCCATGGCAGGCGCAACGGGACGCGTGCCCACCGCGGCAACAGGCCCACGGCAGCGGCGGCGAGCAGGCCGTACGGCGGACGGATCGCCCACGGAACTGGCGGGCGCAACAGCATGAAGCGGGCC
Above is a window of Aeromicrobium senzhongii DNA encoding:
- a CDS encoding LLM class F420-dependent oxidoreductase — its product is MHLRIFTEPQQGASYDDLLAVAQESERLGFDAFFRSDHYLAMGGDGLPGPTDAWITLAGLARETSTIRLGTLVTSSTFRLPGPLAVSVAGVDQMSGGRVELGLGAGWFDDEHRAYGIPFPATPERFDRLEEQLEIITGLWADTSGAFSFEGTHFQVQDSPALPKPVQDRVPVIIGGKGKRRTPALAARFADEFNVPFVSVDETRTLFERVRSACETAERDPDSLVYSNALVLCAGADEAQIARRAAAIGREVDELRENGLAGTPAEILERIGQFADAGTERIYLQVLDLSDLDHLRLVAEEILPHV
- the crtI gene encoding phytoene desaturase family protein, producing the protein MSRVSVIGGGISGLATAALLAADGWSVDLFEQRTELGGRAGSWASGGFRFDTGPSWYLMPEVFDHFFRLLGTTSAEQLDLVRLDPGYRVFFEGRDQPVDVRATRAENVALFESLEPGAGARLEEYLDSGSDTHQMAIDHFLYTSFDRPTNLAHPDVVRRLPRLAELLGRSLESFVGSRFADPRLRQVLGYPAVFLGSSPSRTPSMYHLMSWMDLADGVRYPQGGFSTIIDAIAALAVSRGVRIHTGATVVGIDTERGDRRRPSRRQARVTGVTVRTSDGIEQVPADVVVGANDLHHLETRLLPEHLRTYPESWWQRRDPGPGAVLAYLGVQGRLPELAHHSMFFTSDWDRNFDDVLGRPGRVPDPASSYVCRPSATDPSVAPAGDENVFVLVPVPADVRLGRGGIDGAGDPAVEKVADAAIGQIAQWAGVPDLAERVVVRRTVGPRDFADDLNAWSGGALGPAHVLRQSAFLRANNASRRVDGLLYAGSSTIPGIGLPMCLISAELVLKRLRGDRSAGPSPEPGIGTTVVA
- a CDS encoding polyprenyl synthetase family protein, whose translation is MSLQDELDDLVSPAQVPDLSRDHGALMAAVEVGTSGGKRFRPWLVTSVHTAFAGTQPESVVDRAAAATELLHTAFVVHDDVIDNDDTRRGRPSVPGWFRADAIALDTAPDDQDTYTRAGAILAGDLALAAAIRAVATCGADAHTTGRLLDLLDDTLHASAAGELADVRLALSPRMPDAQEALAVAEHKTAAYSFVLPMQAGAVLAGATDDDVAALGEIGRCLGIAFQLRDDVRAIFGDPIETGKDRLGDLREGKRTPLMVHASQTSSWPRIAPHLGDPHLTETTAATVRELLESCGSRGHIEELADQHIEIAREQSRSLGLDAALFEPLLTHAWSDVPSTRAGAA
- a CDS encoding phytoene/squalene synthase family protein gives rise to the protein MSAPWTHDRDQQPTTGYELYDEVAEKSAALVIRRYSTSFGMASRLLNGPVRTRVRNIYALVRVADEIVDAPRPLGEPADQLRLIDALQAEVHESLRTGHSANLVVHAFARTARSCGIGTDLVDPFFASMRTDLFRVEHDEASFAAYVYGSAEVVGLMCLRAFLTGRPEADREYAALAPGARRLGAAFQKVNFLRDLAADRDQLGRSYFPGLDPDRFDEAARDRFLDDIDADLGAAAAVIPALPVGSRRAVAAAHALFAELSHRLRAASPERIRTERIRVPGPVKARIVARAVMVGAG
- a CDS encoding MarR family winged helix-turn-helix transcriptional regulator, with product MTHEYTDDERALLRAVRHLVRADRDMRARLSAAMHVNPTDLRSIRHVMRAVEPDTPDTPDTPDAPRASPGGVTPRKLADHLGISTAAVTTLVDRLVASGHLTRAPHPTDRRSVILLPTDLARSQMDAHLADMHDRMKKIAAAVPESARPALIEFLEALTREMERDRLDVTRP
- the idi gene encoding isopentenyl-diphosphate Delta-isomerase, whose protein sequence is METVLHQNSASPEPDRLPPGDPRDLVVLLDDDHQPRGTASRSAVHSHYTPLHLAFSCYLFDADDRLLVTRRSLTKRSWPGVWTNSFCGHPRPQESLLDAVRRHGRSELGVDTHDIRPVLPEFSYRAVDAAGVVENEFCPVFVARADGAVTPHPDEVAELAWITVDDLRDTIRVAPWAVSPWLVAQTRALDESDAWHLLRPVGTETAP